From one Bifidobacterium sp. WK012_4_13 genomic stretch:
- a CDS encoding cytochrome ubiquinol oxidase subunit I produces the protein MTILGLSRFQFAMTTIFHFFYVPLSIGLALCVAILETIYVFKKDEIYLKMAKFWGKIFLLSFAVGVVTGIIQEFQFGMNWSNYSRFMGDIFGAPLAIEALLAFFLESVFIGAWMFTWNRFKPGIHAMFMWLTCLGSILSAIWILAANSFMQHPTGFEIDTKTGHVRLRNFWDVLGNPQLWRQFPHVLFAAVMTGAMVILGMAAFGLLHKKTQGSESDRLFFTKSVRFSAVVALIGAVLSIYAGDLQTQYVVQDQPMKFAATEALYKDSGDPASWAVVSLINEKDKTAKSIEIPYMLSLLTYHKTSGSVKGMDTINKELHQKYDAKFGKDMNYYVPVNALFWSFRFMAAVGFAVALVSVLALWATRKNKNTLYKMRWLLWIIGICTFLPFIGNTGGWLITELGRYPWLVYGMLTIADGVSPTATVGSLFFTNLVYFLLFLVIGAVMITYSRRVLYQGPDGDGRIPTRKGTLISDLEAKDSKDSKKSKTATRRVSLA, from the coding sequence GTGACTATCTTGGGTCTATCTCGCTTTCAATTCGCGATGACGACGATATTCCACTTCTTCTATGTGCCATTGTCCATCGGTCTGGCCCTATGCGTGGCCATTCTCGAGACGATATATGTCTTCAAGAAAGATGAGATCTATCTGAAGATGGCAAAGTTCTGGGGAAAGATATTTCTCCTGAGCTTTGCGGTCGGCGTCGTCACCGGCATCATTCAGGAATTCCAGTTCGGCATGAACTGGTCGAACTACTCCCGCTTCATGGGCGACATATTCGGCGCGCCGCTCGCCATTGAGGCGTTGCTTGCGTTCTTCCTCGAATCCGTCTTCATCGGTGCTTGGATGTTCACATGGAACCGCTTCAAGCCAGGAATCCATGCCATGTTCATGTGGCTCACATGCCTGGGCTCGATACTTTCGGCGATCTGGATTCTTGCAGCGAACAGCTTCATGCAGCATCCGACTGGATTCGAGATCGACACCAAGACGGGACACGTTCGTCTCAGGAACTTCTGGGATGTCCTGGGCAATCCACAGCTGTGGCGCCAGTTCCCTCATGTGCTGTTCGCCGCCGTCATGACCGGTGCCATGGTGATACTGGGCATGGCCGCCTTCGGACTCCTGCACAAGAAGACGCAGGGCAGCGAATCCGACAGGCTCTTCTTCACCAAGTCGGTGCGCTTCAGCGCAGTCGTGGCACTCATCGGGGCGGTGCTTTCCATCTATGCCGGTGATCTGCAGACCCAATACGTCGTCCAGGACCAGCCGATGAAGTTTGCCGCGACCGAGGCGCTGTACAAGGATTCCGGAGACCCTGCGTCATGGGCCGTGGTCTCGCTTATCAATGAGAAGGACAAGACAGCCAAGAGCATCGAGATTCCCTACATGCTCTCTCTGCTGACCTATCACAAGACAAGCGGCTCAGTGAAGGGCATGGATACCATCAACAAGGAGCTCCACCAGAAGTACGATGCCAAGTTCGGCAAGGACATGAACTATTACGTTCCAGTCAACGCACTGTTCTGGAGCTTCAGGTTCATGGCTGCGGTCGGATTCGCGGTGGCTCTCGTCTCGGTGCTTGCGCTTTGGGCCACACGGAAGAACAAGAACACCCTATACAAGATGCGGTGGCTGCTCTGGATCATCGGAATCTGCACATTCCTGCCCTTCATCGGCAACACCGGCGGATGGCTGATAACCGAGCTTGGACGATATCCATGGCTGGTCTATGGCATGCTGACGATAGCAGATGGCGTTTCGCCGACGGCGACCGTCGGAAGCCTGTTCTTCACCAATCTCGTGTACTTCCTGCTGTTCCTGGTCATCGGTGCGGTGATGATCACCTACTCGCGCCGCGTGCTGTATCAGGGGCCTGACGGGGACGGCAGAATTCCAACCCGCAAGGGCACCCTGATATCCGATCTCGAAGCCAAGGACTCGAAGGATTCGAAGAAGTCGAAGACCGCCACAAGGAGGGTGAGCCTCGCATGA
- the cydB gene encoding cytochrome d ubiquinol oxidase subunit II: MSVLQILWFFVVALLFAVFLLLEGFDFGVGMATRFMAENDGERQLYLRAIGPHWDGNEVWLITAGGAMFAAFPMWYASLFSGYYIPLFLVLVALILRGVSFEFASHAITVRERSLWQWANFVGSLFAPFFLGMMLTSLIQGVPMDAQGNAWLGFFDIVNWLSVVGGIAVVYFCFLHGLHFLSLKLEHDQARHMLNASSKLYWIAYPALVAFVVLAFVFTDFYSVHAVSSWIITVIILAATICGHRAAEERRGVIAFVSSGVTLVGIIAFIFNGMFPRVMVSAGGVHDLLVKDASASPLTLGIMTGVLCVLLPIVLGYIIWSYRIQRGRVSAKALEDSAYAA; this comes from the coding sequence ATGAGCGTTTTACAGATTCTATGGTTCTTCGTCGTCGCACTGCTGTTCGCAGTGTTTCTGCTGCTTGAAGGCTTCGATTTCGGCGTGGGGATGGCGACGCGCTTCATGGCCGAGAACGATGGCGAGAGACAGCTCTATCTCAGAGCCATCGGGCCTCATTGGGACGGCAACGAGGTGTGGCTCATCACCGCAGGCGGCGCGATGTTCGCGGCGTTCCCGATGTGGTATGCCAGCCTGTTCTCCGGCTACTACATTCCGCTCTTCCTGGTCTTGGTGGCGCTGATTCTCAGAGGCGTGTCCTTCGAATTCGCGAGCCATGCGATAACGGTTCGGGAGAGAAGCCTGTGGCAGTGGGCGAATTTCGTCGGAAGCCTCTTCGCCCCATTCTTCCTTGGCATGATGCTCACCAGCCTGATTCAGGGCGTGCCGATGGACGCTCAGGGCAACGCATGGCTTGGTTTCTTCGACATCGTGAACTGGCTTTCGGTCGTCGGCGGCATCGCGGTCGTATACTTCTGCTTCCTGCACGGCCTGCATTTCCTCAGCCTCAAGCTGGAACACGACCAAGCACGCCACATGCTTAACGCATCGAGCAAGCTGTATTGGATCGCATACCCGGCGCTGGTGGCGTTCGTGGTGCTCGCCTTTGTCTTCACCGACTTCTATAGCGTGCATGCGGTCAGTTCATGGATCATCACCGTCATCATCCTTGCGGCGACGATATGCGGGCATCGCGCGGCGGAGGAGAGGCGGGGGGTCATCGCCTTCGTCTCATCCGGCGTGACTCTGGTGGGCATCATCGCCTTCATCTTCAACGGCATGTTCCCACGCGTCATGGTTTCGGCTGGCGGCGTTCACGACCTGCTGGTGAAGGATGCGTCGGCGTCCCCGCTGACCCTGGGCATCATGACGGGCGTGCTTTGCGTGCTTCTGCCGATCGTTCTGGGATACATCATCTGGAGCTACCGCATTCAGCGCGGCCGGGTGAGCGCGAAGGCGCTTGAAGACTCGGCGTATGCGGCTTGA
- the cydD gene encoding thiol reductant ABC exporter subunit CydD: MIDKKLFEFQGVSAAMAFLALLSLAQAVATVGQAYGLTLALVEIWKLHALASIVIPAGIFAAAFVVRQLCEVAKKSVATHCADRIVRDLRPRVQAKLFDAGPAAMSRRGTGATVTMLLDGLDQTKTYVQTIMPKMLDMTIVPVVILVVVWYENWLAGLVLLIVFPLLMFFMAILGIVARDKSDRQYGEFQNLNNRFVDTILGLPTLKMLGVSDDYEDEIYGVSERFRRRTMSVIMVAMSSSFALDFFTTLSIAVVAVFLGVNLINASVALLPALFVLILAPEYFLPIRQFGNDYHATLNGKNALADITSLLDAPDPARDDDFEMGRWDSDSDLSLAHVGFSYEVRDEDSSRNDAHGRASGRRGRSGSDEDTGAQTPEHSHALDDICLDFHGVESVAIVGRSGSGKSSLIDLLAGFHEPQSGVIAIDGKTTPHLNMAAWQRRIWYIPQKPYIFHGTIADNIRFYAPTHAPTASADQIQRAAEMAGLGDWLATLRDGLNTPIGEGNRAISGGQAQRIALARVTLDSSREILLFDEPTAHLDIETEYELKRTLVQIMRGHLVILATHRLHWLDSVDRVVVLDEGRVVQDGAPRKLLRQPGALSALIGEMGGDHIGG; the protein is encoded by the coding sequence ATGATTGACAAGAAGCTATTCGAATTCCAAGGGGTCAGCGCCGCGATGGCGTTTCTGGCGCTGCTTTCCCTTGCCCAGGCCGTGGCGACCGTGGGACAGGCCTATGGACTCACCCTGGCCTTGGTGGAAATCTGGAAGTTGCATGCCCTTGCCTCGATCGTGATTCCAGCTGGGATATTCGCAGCGGCCTTCGTCGTTCGGCAACTGTGCGAGGTGGCCAAGAAGTCGGTAGCGACGCACTGCGCCGATCGGATCGTCCGCGACCTTCGGCCACGGGTGCAGGCCAAGCTGTTTGACGCTGGCCCGGCCGCCATGTCCAGGCGGGGGACTGGCGCCACGGTGACGATGCTTCTCGATGGGTTGGATCAGACGAAGACCTATGTCCAGACGATAATGCCCAAGATGCTTGATATGACCATCGTTCCCGTGGTGATTCTTGTCGTCGTATGGTACGAGAACTGGCTTGCTGGCCTGGTCCTGCTCATCGTGTTCCCACTGCTGATGTTCTTCATGGCGATTCTGGGAATCGTCGCGCGCGATAAGTCCGATAGGCAATACGGTGAGTTCCAGAATCTGAACAACCGTTTCGTGGATACCATTCTTGGCCTGCCGACGCTGAAGATGCTGGGCGTCAGCGATGACTACGAGGATGAGATATATGGAGTGAGCGAACGTTTCCGCAGAAGGACTATGAGCGTGATCATGGTGGCGATGTCATCGTCATTTGCGCTTGATTTCTTCACCACGCTCAGCATCGCAGTCGTTGCCGTCTTTCTTGGAGTGAACCTCATCAACGCCTCCGTGGCACTGCTTCCAGCGCTCTTCGTGCTTATCCTGGCGCCTGAATACTTTCTGCCGATTCGGCAGTTCGGCAATGACTATCACGCAACGCTCAATGGGAAGAACGCTCTTGCGGACATAACGAGCCTTCTTGACGCTCCTGACCCCGCACGCGACGATGACTTCGAGATGGGCCGTTGGGACAGTGACAGCGATCTGAGCCTTGCGCACGTCGGCTTCTCATATGAGGTCAGGGACGAGGATTCCTCAAGGAACGATGCTCATGGCAGGGCGAGCGGAAGACGAGGGAGATCGGGCTCCGACGAGGATACAGGTGCACAGACGCCCGAGCATTCCCATGCTCTTGACGACATTTGCCTTGACTTCCATGGCGTGGAGAGCGTGGCCATCGTCGGGCGCTCAGGATCGGGAAAGTCAAGTCTCATCGATCTGCTTGCGGGCTTCCACGAGCCGCAATCCGGCGTGATCGCCATCGATGGGAAGACGACTCCGCATCTCAACATGGCGGCATGGCAGAGACGTATATGGTACATTCCTCAAAAGCCATACATATTCCACGGAACTATCGCAGACAACATTCGCTTCTATGCCCCGACCCATGCCCCGACCGCATCTGCGGACCAGATTCAACGGGCCGCCGAGATGGCAGGGCTGGGCGATTGGCTTGCGACGCTGCGAGATGGGCTGAACACTCCCATCGGCGAGGGCAACCGTGCCATAAGCGGTGGCCAGGCCCAGCGCATAGCCCTGGCTCGCGTGACGCTGGACAGCAGCAGGGAGATATTGCTTTTCGACGAGCCGACCGCACATCTGGACATAGAGACCGAATACGAGCTGAAACGGACGCTGGTGCAGATCATGCGCGGACATCTCGTGATTCTCGCCACGCATCGGCTGCACTGGCTTGATTCGGTCGACAGGGTCGTGGTGCTTGACGAGGGCAGGGTCGTGCAGGACGGCGCTCCGCGGAAGCTGCTCAGACAGCCCGGCGCACTGAGTGCCCTGATTGGTGAGATGGGCGGCGATCATATTGGCGGCTGA